GGTGACTGAGATGGCACTCGACCCCAGCGAGTACGACATCTCGGAACTCGGCCCCGCGATTCAGGAGGTCGAGGACGTCGAGGAACTCGAAGCGATTCTGGAGGCCGAGAAGGCCGGCAAAGACAGAGTCGGCGCGAAGAAACTCGTCGAGTCCCGCATCGAGAAGTTCACCGAGGACGAGGACGACGGCGAGGAACTCGACCCGACCGAGATGAGTCCGGCGGACCTCGCGAACGCGCTGCAGTCCATCGACAGCGAGGACGAACTGGAGGCGATTCTCGACCGCGAGGAAGCGGGCGAGGACCGCGACAACGTCAAGCGCCTCGTGAACAAGCGATTGGACTCGATTCGCGGGAGCGACGAGGGAGACGGCGAGGTCGTGGACCGCACGCCGCCCGAGGAGAAGTACCCCGAGTTGGACCACCCGACGGCGGACAAGCAGTACGTCGAACCGCTTGAGGGCGGCGCCTACGAGGACATGTGGGTGTTCTGCGAGACGAAAGACGGCGCCCTGCTGGACGTCTCCCGTGAGATGCTCGGGAAGGCGCGTCGGCTGATGGACGGCTACAACGAGGAGTACAGCCAAGACGAGCGCGTCGTCGGCGTGCTGCTCGGCGACGACACCGAGTCGCTGACCGACGAGGTCGTCGCGCTCGGCGCGGACGTGGTCGTCCACCAGCAGGACCCCGAACTGGAGCGGTTCCGGCACAAGCCGTACACCGAGTTGTTCTCGGCGATGGCGAGAGCCGGCGGGGAACTGGACGAGGAGCCCGACGCCGGGGATTCGTCGTGGCGCGAGTACGACGAACCGCGGTACGTGCTCTTCCCGGCGACGAACAACGGCCGGGACCTGTCGGCGCAGGTGCAGGGCGAACTCGACTCCGGGCTGGCGTCGGACTGCTCGGGGCTGTACATCGACGACACCGTCATCTCGAACCCCGCGAAGACGGGCCGCGAGGGCGAGAAAAAGGAGTTCGAGCGCGTGCTCCACATGAAACGCCCGGACTTCTCGGGGTTCGAGTACTCCACCATCCTCTGTCTGGACAACCCGACGCGGGAGTTCCACCCGCAGGGCGCGTCCGTGATTCCGGGGAGTTTCGACGCCCCGGAACCCGACCCGGAGCGCGAGGGCGAAGTGTACGAGTACGACTTCGCGTTGCCCGAGGCGTGGTTCCGCGTCGAAGTCA
The nucleotide sequence above comes from Halobacterium litoreum. Encoded proteins:
- a CDS encoding electron transfer flavoprotein subunit alpha/FixB family protein, encoding MALDPSEYDISELGPAIQEVEDVEELEAILEAEKAGKDRVGAKKLVESRIEKFTEDEDDGEELDPTEMSPADLANALQSIDSEDELEAILDREEAGEDRDNVKRLVNKRLDSIRGSDEGDGEVVDRTPPEEKYPELDHPTADKQYVEPLEGGAYEDMWVFCETKDGALLDVSREMLGKARRLMDGYNEEYSQDERVVGVLLGDDTESLTDEVVALGADVVVHQQDPELERFRHKPYTELFSAMARAGGELDEEPDAGDSSWREYDEPRYVLFPATNNGRDLSAQVQGELDSGLASDCSGLYIDDTVISNPAKTGREGEKKEFERVLHMKRPDFSGFEYSTILCLDNPTREFHPQGASVIPGSFDAPEPDPEREGEVYEYDFALPEAWFRVEVTDYDDLDAGVDLTGHDVVVALGRGIGDDPTEGMELGLELADAFEDAALGITRGIVTSSYDFDGHVEQYAKEERQIGETGQVVEPKLYVAAGVSGAVQHKVGMDESDTIVAVNTDPDADIRDFSDYFVEGDLFEVLPALIDALEDGELDVEGLAAGGATDD